From the genome of Mesorhizobium japonicum MAFF 303099, one region includes:
- a CDS encoding UbiA family prenyltransferase: protein MDARSDRNAIPLAVDLDGTLIATDLLWEGLFLLLKKNPLYILLVPFWAAGGPARLKQAIAQRIDIDPATLPYRATLLDRLRAEHGEGRKIVLATGTPRKFADAIACHLGIFDRVLATDGLDNLTSGKKRASLISAYGDGGFDYAGNSRHDLQVFDAARNAIVVAPDRHAARWQAAHGAETMPAPKPTLRTVVKMLRAHQWLKNSLIAVPMVLSHEYFNTNMIWQCLLAFVSFSAVASAIYILNDFFDLALDRKHVTKRNRPFASGALSIPFGLGAIAVLLAIGIGTGLFLSLEFLAVLGGYMVVTTAYSLSFKRMLLVDVLTLAGLYSIRVIAGAAATGVAVSFWLLAFSIFFFLSLALVKRFVELRTTAIPPGERIAGRGYRTEDQEIVAQAGMASAFSSALVLALYMDSVAVRELYPHPWLIWPLPPIVLYLTMRVWILARRDEMNDDPVVFIIRDWRSQIVVAIGAVLLVIGGW, encoded by the coding sequence ATGGATGCGCGGTCGGACAGGAACGCAATACCGCTTGCGGTCGATCTCGACGGCACGCTGATCGCGACCGACCTGTTGTGGGAAGGCTTGTTCCTCCTCCTCAAGAAGAACCCGCTCTATATTCTCCTGGTGCCGTTCTGGGCCGCCGGCGGGCCGGCGCGGCTGAAACAGGCGATCGCGCAGCGCATCGACATCGACCCCGCGACGTTGCCCTATCGCGCGACGCTGCTCGACCGGCTGCGCGCCGAGCACGGCGAAGGCCGCAAGATCGTGCTGGCGACCGGTACGCCGCGCAAATTCGCCGACGCCATTGCCTGTCATCTCGGCATTTTCGACCGGGTGCTGGCGACCGATGGTCTCGACAATCTCACCTCCGGCAAGAAGCGTGCCTCGCTGATATCAGCCTATGGCGATGGTGGCTTCGATTATGCCGGCAACAGCCGCCACGATCTCCAGGTCTTCGACGCCGCGCGCAATGCAATCGTCGTCGCGCCCGACCGCCATGCCGCGCGCTGGCAGGCGGCGCATGGCGCCGAAACCATGCCGGCGCCGAAGCCGACCTTGCGCACCGTCGTCAAGATGCTGCGCGCCCACCAGTGGCTGAAGAACTCGCTGATCGCGGTGCCGATGGTGCTGTCGCACGAATATTTCAACACCAACATGATCTGGCAATGCCTGCTGGCGTTCGTCTCGTTCAGCGCGGTGGCGTCGGCGATCTATATCCTCAACGATTTCTTCGATCTCGCGCTCGACCGCAAGCACGTCACCAAGCGCAACAGGCCGTTCGCCAGCGGCGCGCTGTCGATCCCGTTCGGCCTGGGTGCGATCGCGGTGCTGCTGGCGATCGGCATCGGCACCGGGCTGTTCCTGTCGCTCGAATTCCTGGCGGTGCTTGGCGGCTACATGGTCGTCACCACGGCCTATTCGCTGTCGTTCAAGCGCATGCTGCTGGTCGACGTGCTGACGCTGGCCGGTCTCTATTCGATCCGCGTGATCGCCGGTGCGGCCGCCACCGGCGTCGCCGTCTCGTTCTGGCTGCTCGCCTTCTCGATCTTCTTCTTCCTGTCGCTGGCGCTGGTGAAGCGCTTCGTCGAGCTGCGCACCACCGCCATTCCGCCCGGCGAACGCATCGCCGGGCGCGGTTATCGCACCGAAGACCAGGAGATCGTCGCCCAGGCCGGCATGGCCTCCGCCTTCTCCTCGGCGCTGGTTCTGGCGCTCTACATGGACAGTGTCGCGGTGCGCGAGCTCTACCCGCATCCGTGGCTGATCTGGCCGCTGCCACCCATCGTACTTTACCTCACCATGCGCGTCTGGATCCTGGCGCGCCGCGACGAGATGAACGACGACCCGGTCGTCTTCATCATCCGTGACTGGCGCAGCCAGATCGTTGTGGCGATCGGCGCCGTGCTGCTGGTCATCGGGGGCTGGTAG
- a CDS encoding mechanosensitive ion channel family protein, producing MLLRLLRLVLVFTLVISASPSFEAMAQALGQGSAGLITDQQKVIQGLTAKTDDLEKKIQQNGEDDASLVDIRLQLEDLSRAALTSALVFRPRLTDINNRIEVLGPPPAAGQPQEPDIVTGERQALASEKAEINAVVASAQNLSIRISGLIDKIGNMRSEQFRNFLTKRYALSEALSPQVFSDARDEYANFYKAVSSWLSFAFKFKFQAILAATFVALGLALVLLVGGRRLFGRIFEADPAVEDPSYLSRLSVAFWSTLLPTLAVGVFLASTVFFFNYYNVLRGDIGVFLNALAAVIAVVFCVNRLTNAALEPRLPNWRLIPVQTGPARWLVRLTTAMAVVIGVNNFLSIVNDKMGSPLSLTIARSFVATIVVGIILILMAMLRPFKARDGSWRPWPAWLRYLALALGLFTIAAALLGYIGLALFVSLQVVVTGTALITAYIGFLSAQAIGEEGAFANTTVGRWLSANSSYEDAALDQLGLVVSVAINLMIVLVFLPLILLMWGFQPGDIQAWAYKLATGITIGSVTISVTGILSGIIVFIIGYFLTRWFQGWLDGSVMARGKVDTGVRNSIRLAVGYAGVAVAGLVGISAAGIDLSSLALVAGALSLGIGFGLQNVVSNFVSGLILLAERPFKVGDWIVAGDVSGTVKKISVRATEIETFQRQSVILPNSNLINNAVGNWTHRNKLGRIDIKVGVAYGSDVKQVHAILLEIARSHPMVLKNPEPFVLFSNFGPAALEFEIRVFLADVTNGNIVQNDVRFAVLEKFSDQHIEIPSTPRAVVEVHKPKAWPTDDDKIEADFVEQEQAKADAAAEAKKLAKSGRKLRKPDPD from the coding sequence ATGCTTTTGAGATTGCTTCGCCTCGTTTTGGTTTTCACGCTGGTCATTTCGGCGTCGCCTTCGTTCGAGGCGATGGCGCAGGCGCTTGGCCAGGGCTCCGCCGGCTTGATCACCGATCAGCAGAAAGTCATCCAGGGCCTGACTGCCAAGACCGACGATCTCGAGAAGAAGATACAGCAGAACGGCGAGGACGATGCCTCGCTTGTGGACATCCGTCTGCAACTGGAGGATCTGTCGCGGGCGGCGCTGACCAGCGCGCTGGTGTTCCGTCCACGGCTTACCGACATCAACAATCGCATCGAGGTGCTTGGTCCGCCGCCGGCCGCGGGCCAGCCGCAGGAGCCCGACATCGTGACCGGCGAGCGCCAGGCGCTGGCGTCGGAAAAGGCCGAGATCAACGCGGTCGTCGCCAGCGCGCAGAACCTGTCGATCCGCATCAGCGGGCTGATCGACAAGATCGGCAATATGCGCAGCGAGCAGTTCCGCAACTTTTTGACCAAGCGCTACGCACTGTCCGAGGCGCTGAGCCCACAGGTGTTTTCCGACGCCCGGGACGAATACGCCAACTTTTACAAGGCGGTGTCGTCTTGGCTGAGCTTCGCGTTCAAGTTCAAGTTCCAGGCCATCCTCGCGGCGACCTTCGTGGCGCTCGGGCTGGCGCTGGTGCTGCTGGTCGGCGGCAGGCGCCTGTTCGGGCGCATATTCGAAGCCGATCCGGCAGTCGAGGATCCGTCCTATCTCAGCCGCCTGTCCGTAGCATTCTGGTCGACCTTGCTGCCGACGCTGGCGGTCGGCGTGTTCCTGGCCTCCACGGTGTTCTTTTTCAACTATTACAATGTGTTGCGCGGCGACATCGGCGTCTTCCTGAATGCGCTGGCGGCAGTCATCGCGGTGGTGTTCTGCGTCAACCGGTTGACCAATGCCGCGCTTGAGCCGCGGCTGCCGAACTGGCGGCTCATTCCCGTCCAAACCGGCCCGGCGCGCTGGCTGGTGCGGCTGACAACCGCCATGGCCGTGGTCATCGGCGTCAACAATTTCCTGTCGATCGTCAACGACAAGATGGGCTCGCCACTGTCGCTGACCATCGCCCGCAGTTTCGTCGCCACCATTGTCGTCGGCATCATCCTGATCCTGATGGCGATGCTGCGGCCGTTCAAGGCACGCGACGGAAGCTGGCGGCCATGGCCGGCTTGGCTGCGCTATCTGGCGCTGGCGCTTGGCCTGTTCACCATCGCCGCCGCCCTGCTTGGCTATATCGGCCTTGCCCTGTTCGTCTCGCTGCAGGTGGTGGTCACAGGCACGGCGCTGATCACCGCCTATATCGGCTTCCTGTCGGCGCAGGCGATCGGCGAGGAGGGGGCGTTCGCCAACACCACTGTCGGGCGCTGGCTGTCGGCCAACTCCAGTTACGAGGACGCAGCACTCGACCAGCTCGGCCTCGTCGTCAGTGTCGCCATCAATTTGATGATCGTGCTGGTCTTCCTGCCTCTGATCCTTTTGATGTGGGGGTTCCAGCCCGGCGACATCCAGGCCTGGGCCTACAAGCTGGCGACCGGGATCACCATCGGCTCGGTGACGATTTCGGTCACTGGCATCCTTTCGGGCATCATCGTCTTCATCATCGGCTATTTCCTGACCCGCTGGTTCCAGGGCTGGCTCGACGGGTCGGTGATGGCGCGCGGCAAGGTCGACACCGGCGTGCGCAATTCGATCCGGCTGGCGGTCGGCTATGCCGGCGTCGCCGTGGCGGGGCTGGTCGGCATATCGGCGGCGGGTATCGACCTCTCCAGCCTGGCGCTGGTCGCCGGTGCGCTTTCCCTCGGCATCGGCTTTGGCCTGCAGAATGTCGTGTCGAATTTCGTCTCCGGCCTGATCCTGCTGGCCGAGCGGCCGTTCAAGGTCGGCGATTGGATCGTCGCCGGCGACGTCAGCGGTACGGTCAAGAAGATCAGCGTGCGCGCCACCGAGATCGAGACTTTCCAGCGGCAGTCGGTGATCCTGCCCAATTCGAACCTGATCAACAACGCCGTCGGCAACTGGACGCATCGCAACAAGCTCGGCCGCATCGACATCAAGGTCGGCGTCGCCTATGGCAGCGACGTCAAGCAGGTGCATGCCATCCTGCTGGAAATCGCCCGCAGCCACCCGATGGTGCTGAAGAACCCCGAACCCTTCGTGCTGTTTTCCAATTTTGGACCAGCGGCACTTGAGTTCGAAATCCGTGTGTTCCTGGCCGATGTGACGAACGGCAACATCGTGCAGAACGACGTCCGCTTCGCCGTGCTGGAAAAATTCAGCGACCAGCATATCGAGATCCCGTCGACACCGCGTGCCGTCGTCGAGGTGCACAAGCCCAAGGCCTGGCCGACAGACGACGACAAGATCGAGGCCGACTTCGTCGAACAGGAACAGGCGAAGGCGGACGCCGCGGCCGAAGCGAAAAAGCTCGCCAAATCGGGACGCAAGCTGCGCAAGCCGGATCCCGACTAG
- a CDS encoding EamA family transporter — MKYIVFILFTVMTNAAAQLMLKQGMMSLGPISFEGVNPLFKLLQIVFSPWVFLGLCTFVISMASHLYVLSKVELSFAYPFLSLAYVAVAIFAYFVFREDINGWRIAGIAFICVGTVLIAQSGRGHEDQTASITPDKTQISETVR; from the coding sequence ATGAAATATATCGTCTTCATTCTCTTTACGGTCATGACCAATGCCGCCGCGCAGCTCATGCTGAAGCAAGGCATGATGTCGCTTGGACCGATCTCGTTCGAGGGCGTCAATCCGCTCTTCAAGCTGCTGCAGATCGTCTTCAGCCCCTGGGTGTTCCTGGGACTTTGCACCTTCGTGATTTCCATGGCCTCGCACCTCTATGTGCTGTCCAAGGTCGAGCTTTCCTTCGCCTATCCCTTCCTCAGCCTTGCCTATGTCGCCGTCGCCATCTTCGCCTATTTCGTGTTCCGCGAGGATATCAATGGCTGGCGCATCGCCGGCATCGCCTTCATCTGCGTCGGCACCGTGCTGATCGCGCAAAGTGGGCGAGGGCATGAGGACCAGACCGCTTCCATCACGCCCGACAAGACCCAGATAAGCGAGACCGTTCGATGA
- a CDS encoding sarcosine oxidase subunit delta codes for MLITCPYCGPRDVIEFTYQGDGNRERPDPASQNFEAWNAYVYDRLNPAGDHNEIWQHSGGCRAHLRVVRNTLTHEISSVAFVRGDHASTARRKAEDKA; via the coding sequence GTGCTGATCACCTGCCCCTATTGCGGCCCGCGCGACGTCATCGAGTTCACCTATCAGGGTGACGGCAACCGCGAGCGTCCCGACCCCGCCTCGCAGAATTTCGAGGCGTGGAACGCCTATGTCTATGACCGGCTGAACCCGGCCGGCGACCACAATGAGATCTGGCAGCATTCCGGCGGTTGCCGCGCGCACCTGCGCGTCGTGCGCAACACGCTGACGCATGAGATTTCGAGCGTCGCTTTCGTGCGCGGTGATCATGCTTCAACCGCGCGCCGCAAGGCGGAGGACAAGGCATGA
- a CDS encoding NAD(P)H-binding protein — translation MFVVLGAAGKIGRATIGALRRHHVPVRAVVRNPSHAEEFRALGCEAEIADLRDTPALVRATKGATAVQVICPVSVRADDAPAEMEATIRSIVDALNQVRPESILAISDYGAQLAAGTGITLTFHHLEAQLGTVPAALTVLRSAEHMQNWNRLVGRAIETGVLPSLHHPVTKSFPTVSAGDVGLMAADLLLSGSGDALRVVHAEGPNRYSTADVARTLGDIAGRKIVARELPRQDWVPALVGGGIGTSYAELVAAMFDAHNAGRIDVEHGVGEVRRGDTDLRAALTALVARS, via the coding sequence ATGTTTGTTGTGTTGGGCGCGGCAGGAAAGATCGGACGGGCCACGATTGGCGCGCTTCGCAGGCATCACGTTCCGGTCAGAGCCGTGGTGCGAAACCCGTCGCACGCCGAGGAGTTCCGTGCACTCGGTTGCGAGGCAGAAATTGCCGATCTACGCGATACGCCAGCATTGGTGCGGGCAACAAAGGGCGCCACCGCTGTTCAGGTCATCTGTCCAGTCAGCGTCCGCGCCGACGATGCGCCAGCGGAGATGGAAGCCACGATCCGGTCCATCGTCGACGCACTCAATCAAGTCAGACCGGAAAGTATCCTGGCAATATCGGACTATGGCGCCCAGCTTGCCGCCGGCACCGGCATAACGCTCACCTTTCATCATCTGGAAGCGCAGCTGGGGACGGTACCAGCGGCGCTGACGGTGTTGCGTTCCGCCGAGCACATGCAGAACTGGAACCGCTTGGTCGGCCGGGCAATCGAGACCGGCGTGCTGCCGAGCCTGCACCATCCCGTGACAAAATCCTTCCCGACGGTGTCGGCCGGCGATGTCGGGCTGATGGCAGCGGACCTGCTCCTTTCGGGCAGCGGCGATGCGTTGCGCGTGGTCCACGCCGAAGGGCCAAACCGCTACAGCACGGCCGATGTGGCGCGAACGCTTGGCGACATTGCCGGCCGCAAGATCGTCGCTCGCGAATTGCCAAGGCAGGACTGGGTTCCCGCCCTTGTCGGCGGCGGCATCGGCACGAGCTACGCTGAACTGGTCGCCGCGATGTTCGACGCCCACAATGCCGGCCGCATCGATGTCGAGCACGGCGTTGGCGAAGTCAGGCGCGGCGATACCGATCTGCGCGCGGCATTGACGGCGTTGGTCGCGAGAAGCTGA
- a CDS encoding AraC family transcriptional regulator: MTHYVPASINHRLGIHVGAPVNASCHCDGKHHRRVQSDGDIDIVPAGLDGDWKDDADCTILRLWVSPALVRRAAEDLDIDPDRVVVNPQFQRRDARIEHIAHALATGLNPDVPSDRLYFESLAKALAVQIIQGAASKPEAPARQTLSFGQKRRLTDFIEANLDQDLSLDEMAQVAAISVSHLKVLFRHTFGMPPHQYVIHRRVDRARALLHQGKMPLSQIALEAGFSHQSHMAQSMKRLLGVTPATLIRLQR; encoded by the coding sequence GTGACCCATTATGTACCCGCGTCCATCAACCATCGGCTTGGGATCCACGTCGGAGCGCCGGTCAACGCCTCGTGCCACTGCGACGGCAAACATCACCGCCGGGTCCAGTCGGACGGCGACATCGATATTGTGCCCGCCGGGCTCGATGGCGACTGGAAGGATGACGCGGACTGCACCATCCTGCGGCTGTGGGTCAGTCCGGCGCTGGTTCGGCGCGCTGCCGAGGACCTCGATATCGATCCGGACAGGGTCGTCGTCAATCCGCAGTTCCAGCGCCGCGATGCCAGGATCGAACACATCGCCCATGCGCTGGCGACCGGCCTGAACCCGGACGTGCCATCCGACCGGCTGTATTTCGAAAGCCTGGCCAAAGCACTGGCTGTCCAGATCATCCAGGGCGCTGCGTCAAAACCGGAAGCTCCCGCCAGGCAAACGCTTTCTTTCGGCCAGAAGCGCAGGCTGACCGATTTCATCGAAGCCAATCTCGACCAGGATCTTTCGCTGGATGAGATGGCGCAAGTGGCAGCCATCAGCGTCTCGCATCTGAAAGTGCTGTTTCGCCACACCTTCGGCATGCCTCCCCACCAATATGTCATCCATCGCCGCGTCGATCGGGCCAGGGCTCTGTTGCATCAGGGAAAAATGCCGCTTAGCCAGATTGCGCTGGAAGCAGGCTTTTCGCATCAGAGCCATATGGCGCAAAGCATGAAGCGCCTCCTCGGCGTCACGCCGGCAACACTGATCCGCTTGCAGCGGTAA
- a CDS encoding FAD-binding oxidoreductase, translating into MAERFLSFGLATPPAPRAIHADAAIALLKSGQAKEASLLAYGNGRSYGDSCQNQAGAVVDMRTLNHIGAFNAETGVLEADAGVLLSDIIAHAAPYGFFPAVVPGTQFVTLGGAIANDVHGKNHHRRGTFGCHVESFTLLRSDGKTYRCSATDNPRLFAATIGGMGLTGLMLSASIRLMRVPSLDIVEKTAPFRDLGEFFDLAEAADQANEYAVAWIDQLAGGRNSGRGLLFTANHAEHGSHEASRAGSNLSVPFQPPFNVLNRPFLTAFNAAYRWEKGRAIAPRQAGYQGFFFPLDSVRDWNRLYGPNGLFQHQSVVPEEAARIVVPELLATARRVRQGSFLTVLKRFGSIRSPALLSFPRPGYTLTLDFPNKGAATLALLGELDRITVAAGGAVNPYKDARMGAEIFAASFADWPRMEVLRDPAFMSDFWARTAGGIDLRRRGAQAAE; encoded by the coding sequence ATGGCCGAACGTTTTTTGAGCTTCGGCCTTGCCACGCCGCCTGCGCCACGCGCGATCCACGCCGACGCTGCCATTGCGCTGCTGAAGAGCGGTCAGGCGAAGGAAGCCTCACTGCTCGCCTATGGCAATGGGCGTTCCTACGGCGATTCCTGCCAGAACCAGGCCGGGGCGGTCGTCGACATGCGCACCCTGAACCATATCGGAGCCTTCAACGCCGAGACGGGCGTGCTCGAAGCCGACGCCGGTGTGCTGCTATCCGACATCATCGCGCACGCGGCACCTTACGGTTTCTTTCCGGCCGTCGTCCCGGGCACGCAATTCGTCACGCTCGGTGGTGCCATCGCCAATGACGTGCACGGCAAGAACCACCACCGGCGCGGCACGTTCGGCTGCCATGTCGAAAGCTTCACGCTGCTGCGGTCCGATGGAAAGACCTATCGCTGCTCGGCCACGGACAATCCGCGCCTGTTTGCGGCCACCATCGGCGGCATGGGGCTGACCGGCCTGATGCTCTCGGCCTCGATCCGGTTGATGCGGGTGCCTTCGCTCGACATCGTCGAGAAGACGGCGCCGTTTCGTGATCTCGGCGAATTCTTCGATCTGGCCGAAGCGGCGGACCAGGCCAATGAATATGCGGTGGCCTGGATCGATCAGCTCGCCGGCGGCCGCAACAGTGGGCGCGGGTTGCTGTTCACCGCTAACCACGCCGAGCATGGCTCGCACGAGGCCTCCCGCGCCGGCAGCAATCTTTCCGTGCCGTTCCAGCCGCCGTTCAATGTGCTCAACCGGCCGTTCCTGACCGCTTTCAACGCCGCCTACCGGTGGGAGAAAGGTCGCGCGATCGCGCCGCGCCAGGCCGGCTATCAAGGCTTTTTCTTCCCGCTTGACAGTGTGCGCGACTGGAACCGGCTTTATGGCCCCAATGGGCTGTTCCAGCACCAGAGCGTGGTGCCGGAGGAGGCCGCACGCATCGTTGTACCTGAACTGCTCGCGACGGCCCGCCGGGTGAGGCAGGGCTCCTTCCTCACCGTGCTGAAACGCTTCGGTTCGATCCGCTCGCCGGCGCTGCTGTCATTCCCACGGCCCGGCTACACGCTGACGCTGGATTTCCCCAACAAGGGAGCAGCGACGCTCGCCTTGCTTGGCGAACTCGACCGCATCACCGTCGCGGCCGGCGGGGCGGTCAATCCCTACAAGGATGCGCGCATGGGCGCTGAAATTTTCGCCGCCTCCTTCGCGGACTGGCCGAGGATGGAAGTGCTGCGCGACCCTGCCTTCATGTCCGATTTCTGGGCGCGCACGGCCGGCGGCATCGACCTGCGGCGGCGCGGCGCGCAGGCCGCCGAATAG
- a CDS encoding sarcosine oxidase subunit beta, with amino-acid sequence MAEYSAFSLLANALKGNRDWKPAWRKPDPKASYDVIIIGGGGHGLATAYYLAKEHGITNVAVLEKGWLGSGNVGRNTTAVRSNYLLPANTRFYEHSMKMWEGLSHELNYNVMFSQRGCLNLAHTPAQFDDYARRGNAMRHLGVDAELMTPAQIKRLIPAIDISGDARFPVVGGLMQRRAGTARHDAVAWGYARGADRRGVDIIENCEVTGFLRDGDRITGVTTSRGDIRAKKVAVAVAGSTGRVMQLAGIETMPIESHVLQAFVTESLKPFIDTVVTFGMGHFYMSQSDKGGLVYGGDIDGYNSYAQRGNLPIVDEVMSEMLALFPGLARVRMLRSWGGVCDMSMDGSPIITTGPLPGMYLNCGWCYGGFKATPASGWTFAWTIAKDEPHDFNAPFTLDRFHRGLVIDDKGQGANPRLH; translated from the coding sequence ATGGCAGAGTACTCGGCCTTTTCGCTGCTTGCGAACGCGCTCAAGGGAAACAGGGACTGGAAGCCGGCCTGGCGCAAGCCCGACCCGAAGGCTTCCTATGATGTCATCATCATTGGTGGCGGCGGCCACGGGCTGGCGACCGCCTATTATCTGGCCAAGGAACACGGCATCACCAATGTCGCCGTGCTGGAAAAGGGCTGGCTCGGCTCCGGCAATGTCGGCCGCAACACCACGGCCGTGCGCTCGAACTATCTGCTGCCCGCCAATACCCGCTTCTACGAACATTCGATGAAGATGTGGGAAGGCCTGTCGCACGAGCTCAACTATAACGTCATGTTCTCGCAACGTGGCTGCCTGAACCTGGCGCACACGCCGGCCCAGTTCGACGACTATGCAAGGCGCGGCAACGCCATGCGCCATCTCGGCGTCGATGCCGAACTGATGACGCCGGCGCAGATCAAACGCCTGATCCCGGCGATCGATATCTCCGGGGATGCACGCTTTCCCGTGGTCGGCGGCCTGATGCAGCGGCGCGCCGGCACCGCCCGCCACGATGCGGTGGCCTGGGGCTATGCGCGCGGCGCCGACCGGCGCGGCGTCGATATCATCGAGAATTGCGAGGTCACCGGCTTCCTGCGCGATGGCGACCGCATCACCGGCGTCACCACGTCGCGCGGCGATATCAGGGCCAAAAAGGTGGCGGTCGCGGTGGCCGGCAGCACCGGACGCGTCATGCAATTGGCCGGCATCGAGACGATGCCGATCGAGAGCCATGTGCTGCAGGCCTTCGTGACGGAATCGCTAAAACCCTTCATCGACACGGTCGTGACCTTCGGCATGGGCCATTTCTACATGTCGCAGTCCGACAAGGGCGGCCTTGTCTATGGCGGCGATATCGACGGCTACAACAGCTACGCCCAGCGCGGCAACCTGCCCATCGTCGACGAGGTGATGAGCGAGATGCTGGCACTGTTCCCGGGCCTTGCCCGCGTGCGCATGCTGCGTTCGTGGGGCGGTGTGTGCGACATGTCGATGGACGGTTCGCCGATCATCACCACCGGCCCCCTGCCCGGCATGTATCTCAATTGCGGCTGGTGCTATGGCGGCTTCAAGGCGACGCCGGCCTCCGGCTGGACCTTTGCCTGGACCATCGCCAAGGACGAGCCGCACGATTTCAACGCGCCGTTCACCCTCGACCGCTTCCACCGCGGCCTCGTCATCGACGACAAGGGCCAGGGCGCGAATCCGCGGCTCCATTAG